A genomic window from Streptomyces sp. WMMC940 includes:
- a CDS encoding Fpg/Nei family DNA glycosylase, producing the protein MPELPEVEALRGFLDENLLGKEIARMMPVAISVLKTYDPPLTALDGREVTSVRRHGKFLDIGTGGGLHLVFHLARAGWLQWKDVLPSGMPRPGKGPLALRAALTGGDGFDLTEAGTTKRLAVHLVHDPAEVPGVARLGPDPLADDFDRDAFAALLAGERRQIKGALRDQSLIAGIGNAYSDEILHAARMSPYKLTSRLGEDETTGLYEAMRTTLEDAVERSRGLAAGRLKAEKKSGLRVHGRTGEPCPVCGDTIREVSFHDSSLQYCPTCQTGGRPLADRRLSRLLK; encoded by the coding sequence ATGCCCGTGGCGATCAGCGTGCTGAAGACGTACGACCCGCCGCTCACCGCCCTCGACGGCAGGGAGGTCACCTCGGTGCGGCGGCACGGCAAGTTCCTCGACATCGGCACCGGCGGCGGACTGCACCTCGTCTTCCACCTCGCCAGGGCCGGATGGCTGCAGTGGAAGGACGTCCTCCCGTCGGGTATGCCCCGCCCGGGCAAGGGCCCGCTGGCCCTGCGCGCCGCGCTCACCGGCGGGGACGGCTTCGACCTGACCGAGGCGGGCACGACCAAACGACTCGCCGTGCACCTCGTGCACGACCCGGCCGAGGTGCCCGGTGTCGCCCGGCTCGGACCGGACCCGCTCGCGGACGACTTCGACCGCGACGCGTTCGCCGCGCTCCTCGCCGGGGAGCGCCGTCAGATCAAGGGAGCGCTGCGCGACCAGAGCCTCATCGCCGGAATCGGCAACGCGTACAGCGACGAGATCCTGCACGCCGCGAGGATGTCGCCGTACAAGCTCACCTCGAGACTCGGCGAGGACGAGACCACCGGTCTGTACGAGGCGATGCGCACGACGCTGGAGGACGCCGTCGAGCGATCGAGGGGCCTGGCCGCCGGCCGGCTGAAGGCCGAGAAGAAGAGCGGTCTGAGGGTGCACGGCCGCACCGGCGAGCCCTGTCCCGTGTGCGGCGACACCATCCGCGAGGTGTCGTTCCACGACTCGTCGCTGCAGTACTGCCCCACGTGCCAGACGGGCGGCAGGCCGCTCGCGGACCGCAGGCTGTCGCGGCTGCTCAAATGA
- a CDS encoding anti-sigma factor family protein, translating to MNGGDSGVPMTGRPPGSPHVEPLLGAYVLGVLVPHEEARVAGHLTHCGRCRATYLGMADAQALRAACAEDDAFGTGAGGSDGAGGHVRWPR from the coding sequence GTGAACGGTGGAGATTCGGGCGTCCCTATGACCGGGCGGCCTCCCGGCAGCCCCCATGTGGAGCCGCTGCTCGGCGCGTATGTCCTCGGCGTGCTCGTCCCCCACGAGGAGGCCCGGGTGGCGGGGCACCTCACCCACTGTGGCCGGTGCCGTGCCACATACCTCGGCATGGCCGACGCCCAGGCGCTGCGGGCGGCGTGTGCGGAGGACGACGCCTTCGGCACCGGGGCGGGCGGGAGTGACGGAGCCGGCGGGCACGTCCGGTGGCCGAGGTGA
- a CDS encoding zf-HC2 domain-containing protein has product MNLREQHRDVAAYALGVLDPVDAFRFEEHLADCGLCALRLSDFAPVASALSDLAGPGRADEPPAPRLLERLLHEVAVRRRRGSRRRLRLVAAAAALIVALPAAAVSLSRGPDGPVTDGPDERITATDGATGVYGAVDLRSKGWGTAVALRMAKLPGPRTCRLVAVAKDGKEYAVTSWSVPAVGYGTGAPGAEEEMDMEVGTALRRDEIGHFEVRTDSGEHLVSLDR; this is encoded by the coding sequence ATGAATCTGCGGGAGCAGCACCGGGATGTGGCCGCCTACGCGCTCGGTGTCCTCGACCCCGTGGACGCCTTCCGCTTCGAGGAGCATCTGGCGGACTGCGGCCTCTGCGCCCTGCGGCTCTCCGACTTCGCTCCGGTCGCGTCGGCGCTGAGTGATCTCGCCGGTCCCGGCCGGGCCGACGAGCCACCGGCGCCGCGGCTGCTGGAGCGTCTGCTCCACGAGGTCGCGGTCCGGCGCCGGCGCGGTTCGCGCCGCAGGCTGCGGCTGGTGGCCGCGGCGGCCGCGTTGATCGTGGCGCTGCCCGCGGCGGCGGTGAGTCTGTCGCGCGGGCCGGACGGCCCGGTCACGGACGGCCCCGACGAGCGGATCACGGCCACGGACGGCGCCACGGGCGTCTACGGCGCCGTGGATCTGCGCTCCAAGGGCTGGGGCACGGCCGTGGCCCTTCGCATGGCGAAGCTGCCCGGCCCGCGGACCTGCCGGCTGGTCGCGGTCGCCAAGGACGGCAAGGAGTACGCGGTCACCAGCTGGTCGGTGCCCGCCGTCGGCTACGGGACGGGCGCCCCGGGGGCGGAGGAGGAGATGGACATGGAGGTGGGGACGGCGTTGCGGCGCGACGAGATCGGCCACTTCGAGGTCCGCACGGACAGCGGCGAGCACCTGGTGTCCCTGGACCGCTGA